A single window of Sporosarcina sp. 6E9 DNA harbors:
- a CDS encoding amidohydrolase, with the protein MKATVVFINGEVITSNDDNQIQEAVAIKGNKIVAVGSSEEIMLFVGAETRVIDLEGKSLLPGFIDAHLHLTIYGTNLLGVSCVDPHIKSLEDIFKDIKKKVSNTKSGEWVRAWGFDENNVVENRYPTKEELDLISTDHPIVIIRTCNHTSIANSKALELAGYSKRTKSPKGGIVEKDNSGELTGRLIENAHMELFNVAAYTDEELKKAMKLASDTFIAAGITSIHDAGGYGSGPDILRVMQQSVSSGDVKVRVYAMIGSLTNSKSFIRSMIDAGIVTGLGDEKFKIGPAKIFTDGSSTGPTIATRTPYDSGRADTGILYYSQEEINEILGEAHEKGFQITAHAQGDRAIEMLLNCIEDALQKHPRDNHRHRIEHAGIAPPDLLKRMKELDVVIVPNPVFMYVNGDSYITNYGSRVEMMYPARDYIDKSIPAAFASDSPVTYFNPLLGIHASVNRKSRTGVDVGSNQQIEVLEAIKAYTLNGAYASFDENVKGSIEVGKLADFVVLSDSILGSAKDKIKDLQVELTMIDGEILYEKVRSKIM; encoded by the coding sequence ATTAAGGCGACAGTTGTATTTATAAATGGTGAAGTGATTACTTCTAATGATGACAATCAAATTCAAGAAGCCGTGGCTATTAAAGGAAATAAGATTGTGGCAGTTGGATCAAGTGAAGAGATTATGCTTTTTGTTGGTGCTGAAACGAGGGTTATCGACTTAGAAGGGAAATCGTTACTTCCAGGTTTTATCGACGCCCATTTGCATTTGACAATATACGGTACAAATCTACTCGGTGTGAGCTGTGTAGATCCGCATATCAAATCACTTGAAGATATATTCAAAGATATTAAGAAAAAAGTATCGAATACCAAAAGTGGTGAATGGGTCAGAGCTTGGGGGTTCGATGAAAATAATGTAGTTGAAAATAGATATCCTACAAAAGAAGAACTCGACCTAATTTCAACGGATCATCCAATCGTAATTATTCGAACCTGTAACCATACATCGATCGCCAATAGCAAGGCGTTGGAACTAGCTGGATATTCGAAGCGGACAAAAAGTCCAAAGGGTGGAATCGTTGAGAAGGACAATTCAGGTGAATTAACGGGAAGGCTTATTGAGAATGCCCATATGGAACTCTTCAATGTAGCCGCCTATACTGATGAAGAATTGAAAAAAGCGATGAAGCTAGCTTCGGACACTTTCATTGCAGCGGGTATTACAAGTATTCATGATGCCGGTGGATACGGTTCAGGACCGGATATACTCCGAGTCATGCAACAAAGTGTTTCGTCGGGAGATGTTAAGGTTCGAGTTTATGCGATGATCGGTTCCTTAACAAATTCTAAGTCGTTTATTAGATCTATGATTGATGCAGGTATTGTCACGGGGCTTGGTGACGAAAAGTTTAAAATTGGTCCTGCAAAAATTTTTACGGATGGGAGTAGTACAGGCCCAACAATTGCTACCCGTACACCATACGATAGCGGCCGGGCGGATACCGGAATTCTATATTATAGTCAGGAAGAAATTAATGAGATTTTAGGCGAAGCTCATGAAAAAGGATTTCAAATAACCGCACATGCTCAAGGTGACCGTGCAATTGAAATGCTTCTGAATTGTATTGAAGATGCTTTGCAAAAGCACCCACGTGACAACCATCGACATCGGATTGAGCATGCTGGCATTGCGCCTCCTGACCTATTAAAGCGAATGAAGGAATTAGATGTGGTAATCGTTCCAAATCCAGTATTCATGTATGTAAATGGTGATTCGTATATTACCAATTATGGAAGTCGCGTCGAGATGATGTATCCAGCGAGAGACTATATTGATAAATCGATACCAGCAGCTTTTGCATCAGACTCTCCCGTCACCTATTTCAATCCATTATTAGGAATACATGCGTCGGTTAATCGGAAGAGTAGAACTGGCGTAGATGTTGGAAGTAATCAGCAGATTGAGGTATTAGAAGCAATCAAAGCATATACGTTAAATGGAGCATATGCTAGTTTCGATGAAAATGTAAAAGGAAGCATAGAAGTAGGGAAGTTAGCAGACTTTGTCGTGTTGAGTGATAGTATTTTGGGTAGCGCCAAGGATAAAATAAAAGATTTGCAAGTCGAACTAACAATGATTGATGGTGAGATTTTATACGAGAAAGTTCGTTCTAAAATTATGTAA
- a CDS encoding sodium:solute symporter — protein sequence MTAGLLIIAAFMIIPLLVGFLAANKSTNTSEDFFIQGRGMGSIAVFFTVSATWWSAFAFLGSNATFYVHGPVYLTALAWNLLFGYMYFSVGKRVWFLGKKFNYITASDLLGDFYNNEVLRIIVAGIMLIFTIPYLQIQLMGGAYLIEIASGGLIPFWLSAFLFYLVIVIYVWVGGIRAVAWTDIIYGALLFFGMIFAGFYIAQKLGGPVAMFGQLISEHSSHLTMPGPLGSMGYSMWFSLFVITAIGAFMGPQIWLRMYSVKSGQLFNLMPFLLGLAAIAYIGSVLTGYSGVILEPGLENPDHILPIMLTKHAPFALASLILAAGAAAAMSTANSQIHAVSTIVTLDIYQRYMNPKASQQSIMKVGRWSLVLFSLIAYFMALVVPGVLITIGIAALAGTAQLIVPTIGAISWKKSHPTAAIWGLSVGVLTVVALTFIPAFTSAPFGFHAGVWALLVNVIIFVSLSLLLKRKDTDVVNRFVEARNTYNAEYHPEAAPK from the coding sequence ATGACAGCTGGTCTATTAATTATTGCTGCGTTTATGATTATACCGCTGCTCGTTGGTTTTTTAGCGGCTAATAAATCTACTAATACAAGTGAGGATTTCTTCATTCAAGGTCGGGGTATGGGAAGTATTGCAGTATTCTTTACGGTTTCAGCCACATGGTGGAGTGCTTTTGCTTTTTTAGGGTCAAATGCTACTTTTTATGTACATGGTCCAGTCTATTTGACGGCTTTGGCTTGGAATCTTTTATTCGGTTATATGTACTTCTCAGTAGGAAAGCGCGTATGGTTTTTAGGTAAGAAGTTTAATTATATCACCGCTTCGGACTTGCTAGGAGATTTTTATAATAATGAAGTACTGCGAATAATTGTTGCAGGAATAATGCTGATTTTTACTATTCCCTACTTACAGATCCAATTGATGGGAGGGGCGTATTTAATTGAAATCGCATCAGGTGGTTTAATTCCTTTTTGGTTATCTGCTTTCTTATTCTATTTGGTAATCGTTATTTATGTCTGGGTTGGAGGAATTCGAGCAGTTGCTTGGACGGATATTATATATGGGGCATTATTGTTTTTTGGAATGATCTTTGCAGGTTTTTATATTGCCCAAAAGCTTGGTGGGCCTGTCGCTATGTTTGGACAATTGATTAGTGAGCATTCCAGTCATTTAACGATGCCCGGACCGCTCGGTAGTATGGGGTATTCAATGTGGTTTTCTTTATTTGTAATTACGGCAATCGGTGCATTTATGGGACCACAAATTTGGCTGAGAATGTATTCTGTTAAAAGCGGTCAATTATTCAACTTAATGCCATTTTTACTTGGTTTGGCGGCAATTGCTTATATCGGTTCAGTCTTGACGGGATATTCTGGTGTGATATTAGAACCGGGTTTAGAAAATCCAGATCATATTTTACCAATAATGTTAACGAAGCACGCACCATTTGCATTAGCTTCACTTATATTAGCAGCCGGTGCGGCAGCAGCTATGTCTACAGCTAATTCACAAATTCATGCAGTATCAACGATTGTGACGTTAGATATTTATCAGCGCTATATGAATCCCAAGGCTAGTCAGCAAAGTATTATGAAAGTTGGCCGCTGGTCGCTTGTATTGTTTTCATTAATTGCTTACTTTATGGCGCTGGTCGTCCCAGGTGTACTAATTACGATAGGTATAGCAGCTTTAGCCGGTACTGCTCAATTAATTGTACCCACAATCGGTGCTATCAGTTGGAAGAAATCTCACCCGACTGCAGCAATCTGGGGTCTATCGGTAGGCGTATTAACTGTTGTAGCATTGACGTTTATTCCAGCATTTACATCTGCGCCATTTGGATTTCATGCAGGCGTTTGGGCTTTATTGGTAAATGTGATTATTTTCGTTTCACTTAGTTTATTGTTAAAGAGAAAAGATACGGATGTTGTCAATCGTTTTGTGGAAGCACGTAATACTTACAACGCGGAGTATCACCCAGAGGCGGCTCCTAAATAA